One part of the Candidatus Palauibacter polyketidifaciens genome encodes these proteins:
- a CDS encoding DUF1552 domain-containing protein produces MEFITGKHLSRRTFLRGAGATVALPLLDAMVPAGRLWAREVADPTRLVCIEMVHGSAGSSGFGAAQNYWSPAATGRAFDLSPTALSSLEPYRDLLTIISDTDVEPAEARQPKEIGGDHFRSSATFLTQAHPKQTESSDVFVGTSMDQLYANRFGQDTPIPSMQLCIENVDQAGGCAYGYACVYTDTISWSSPTQPLPMIRDPRVAFDQLFGAGGTPEARAARQRSSASILDFLTGEVASLKGRLDPSDRQRMDRYLENVREIERRIQRVVARNESGENRDLPEAPAGVPDSFDEHVKLMFDLQALAFQADMTRVFSFKMGRDASGRVYPESGIDNGFHPASHHGDNENNITDFAQINRYHVGLVPYFLDRLKESMEGDTHLLDKTMIVYGSPMGDPNVHNHKRCPLFVVGGAHGRMEGNLHLRAAPGTPMANVMLSLMHRLGMDDMTSFGNSTGSFSFAEAAD; encoded by the coding sequence ATGGAGTTCATCACAGGGAAACACCTCTCTCGCCGCACGTTCCTGCGAGGCGCGGGGGCGACCGTCGCTCTGCCGCTCCTCGACGCGATGGTGCCGGCGGGCCGGCTGTGGGCGCGTGAGGTCGCGGATCCGACGCGGCTCGTCTGCATCGAGATGGTGCATGGCTCGGCGGGCAGCAGCGGGTTCGGGGCGGCGCAGAACTACTGGTCTCCCGCGGCGACGGGCCGGGCGTTCGACCTGTCGCCGACCGCGTTGAGTTCGCTCGAGCCGTACCGGGATCTTCTCACGATCATCAGCGATACGGACGTCGAGCCGGCCGAAGCCAGACAGCCGAAGGAAATCGGGGGCGACCACTTCCGGTCGAGCGCGACGTTCCTCACCCAGGCGCATCCGAAACAGACGGAGAGTTCGGACGTCTTCGTGGGAACCTCGATGGACCAGTTGTACGCGAACCGGTTCGGGCAGGACACGCCGATCCCGTCCATGCAGCTCTGCATCGAGAACGTCGACCAGGCGGGGGGCTGCGCGTACGGGTACGCGTGCGTTTACACGGACACGATCAGCTGGTCGTCGCCGACGCAGCCGCTTCCGATGATCCGGGATCCGCGGGTCGCCTTCGACCAGCTCTTCGGGGCGGGCGGGACGCCGGAGGCGCGTGCGGCGCGGCAGCGCTCGAGCGCCAGCATCCTCGACTTCCTCACCGGCGAGGTCGCGAGCCTGAAGGGCCGGCTCGATCCTTCCGACCGGCAGCGCATGGACCGCTACCTGGAGAACGTGCGGGAGATCGAGCGCCGTATCCAGCGGGTCGTGGCGCGCAACGAGTCCGGCGAGAACCGGGACCTTCCGGAGGCGCCGGCGGGCGTGCCCGATTCGTTCGACGAGCACGTGAAGCTGATGTTCGACCTGCAGGCGCTCGCGTTCCAGGCGGACATGACGCGCGTGTTCTCGTTCAAGATGGGACGGGACGCGTCGGGGCGGGTCTATCCGGAGAGCGGGATCGACAACGGCTTCCATCCGGCATCGCACCACGGTGACAACGAGAACAACATCACGGACTTCGCGCAGATCAACCGCTACCACGTCGGGCTCGTCCCGTACTTCCTCGACCGCCTGAAGGAGTCGATGGAGGGGGACACGCACCTGCTCGACAAGACGATGATCGTCTACGGGTCGCCGATGGGGGATCCGAACGTGCACAACCACAAGCGGTGCCCGCTCTTCGTGGTGGGCGGCGCGCACGGAAGGATGGAGGGCAACCTGCACCTGCGGGCCGCGCCGGGGACGCCGATGGCGAACGTGATGTTGAGCCTCATGCATCGGCTCGGGATGGACGACATGACGAGCTTCGGGAACAGCACCGGGTCGTTCTCCTTCGCGGAGGCGGCGGACTGA
- a CDS encoding hydantoinase B/oxoprolinase family protein yields MTRAPMSRKIDPITFEVVRNALSSIADEMALVVLRSAYSPVVRDAMDYSTAVCDRHGQVVAQGLTLAVQLGSFPDVMEVLLREFRDDMAPGDIFICNDPYGSGGQHLPDLYVIQPLFVDGAVHGYAATMAHHSDVGGIAPGSVAIHATEIYQEGLRLPLLKLYEAGEPDRKLFRIIEKNTRSPVQVLGDLRAQLAACRIAERGFGQLVDRYGVTELETYLEELHDFAETRMRAEIARIPDGTYRFVDWIDGVGDDPEPLPIAVTVTVDGDMIALDFAGSAGQVLAAINCPMAMVRSAAYCAIRCLATDDVPNCEGYMRPIRMSAPAGTIVNPVEPAACAARGVIGYRVFDAIMGAIAEAVPELVIAGCEGGPTLFSVGGHHEGKPFVLTEVLVSTWGARAARDGVEGISNPAANLSNQPVELIEAELPLEVTRYGLVPDSGGAGKHRGGLASVREFRFLAERSEFTIRTDRRDYPPYGIAGGHPGVPSANTLIDRDGEHEVPTMPMKSFIARRGDIFRMVSAGGGGYGDPRERDPVAVLGDVREGKLTRAAARDLYGVDITGD; encoded by the coding sequence ATGACCCGCGCGCCCATGAGCCGGAAGATCGATCCCATCACCTTCGAGGTCGTGCGCAACGCGCTCTCGTCGATCGCCGACGAGATGGCGCTCGTCGTCCTGCGGAGCGCCTACTCGCCGGTCGTGCGGGACGCCATGGACTACTCCACGGCCGTCTGCGACCGCCATGGACAGGTCGTCGCACAGGGGCTGACGCTGGCGGTTCAACTCGGTTCCTTCCCGGACGTCATGGAGGTGTTGCTGCGCGAATTCCGCGACGACATGGCCCCCGGGGACATCTTCATCTGCAACGATCCCTACGGCTCGGGCGGCCAACACCTGCCCGACCTCTACGTCATCCAACCCCTCTTCGTCGATGGGGCGGTGCACGGATACGCGGCGACGATGGCTCATCACAGCGACGTCGGCGGCATCGCGCCCGGGAGCGTCGCGATCCACGCGACCGAGATCTACCAGGAGGGCCTGCGGCTGCCGCTGCTCAAGCTCTACGAGGCGGGGGAACCGGACCGGAAGCTGTTCCGCATCATCGAGAAGAACACCCGCTCCCCCGTCCAGGTGCTGGGCGACCTGCGGGCCCAGCTCGCGGCGTGCCGCATCGCGGAGCGGGGATTCGGCCAGCTTGTCGACCGATACGGCGTGACGGAGCTGGAGACCTACCTGGAGGAGCTCCACGACTTCGCCGAAACCCGGATGCGTGCCGAGATCGCGCGCATCCCCGACGGCACCTACCGCTTCGTCGACTGGATCGACGGGGTGGGGGACGACCCGGAACCGCTCCCCATCGCGGTCACGGTGACGGTGGACGGGGACATGATCGCGCTCGACTTCGCGGGCTCGGCCGGTCAGGTCCTGGCCGCGATCAACTGCCCGATGGCCATGGTCCGCTCCGCCGCGTACTGCGCCATCCGCTGTCTGGCCACGGACGACGTCCCCAACTGCGAAGGCTACATGCGCCCGATCCGCATGAGCGCGCCCGCGGGCACGATCGTGAACCCGGTGGAGCCCGCCGCGTGCGCCGCCCGCGGCGTGATCGGCTATCGGGTGTTCGACGCGATCATGGGCGCGATCGCCGAAGCCGTGCCGGAACTCGTCATCGCCGGCTGCGAAGGGGGGCCGACGCTGTTCTCGGTGGGCGGCCACCACGAGGGAAAACCGTTCGTGCTCACCGAAGTCCTCGTCAGTACCTGGGGCGCCCGGGCCGCGCGGGATGGCGTGGAAGGCATCTCCAACCCCGCGGCCAACCTCTCGAACCAGCCGGTCGAGTTGATCGAGGCGGAATTGCCGCTCGAGGTCACCCGGTACGGACTGGTCCCCGATTCCGGCGGCGCCGGCAAACACCGGGGCGGCCTCGCGTCGGTGCGGGAGTTCCGCTTCCTCGCCGAGCGCTCCGAATTCACGATCCGCACCGACCGCCGCGACTACCCGCCGTACGGCATCGCCGGCGGCCATCCCGGCGTACCGTCGGCCAACACGCTGATCGACCGTGACGGCGAGCACGAGGTGCCGACGATGCCCATGAAGAGCTTCATCGCGCGAAGAGGCGACATCTTCCGCATGGTCTCCGCGGGCGGCGGCGGCTACGGCGATCCGCGCGAGCGGGACCCGGTCGCCGTGCTGGGGGACGTTCGGGAGGGGAAGCTGACCCGCGCGGCGGCCCGCGACCTTTACGGCGTCGACATTACAGGCGACTGA
- a CDS encoding D-aminoacylase yields MSPDLVIRGGLVFDGTGAEPVRADVIVHEGRITHVGAVEAEAATELDARGLAVAPGFIDVHSHSDYTLLVDPRAVSAIHQGVTTEVIGNCGHGCFPIRDAELSSRIIYGFDGSLPLDWSTPAAYLDRLEEAAPAVNVMTLVPNGQLRLATLGLEGRPATDDEVAAMTRLLEEGLEAGAWGYSTGLEYAPEQGAGEAEITELARVAARRGGFYATHTREREDRADEAVAEAIRTARHAGIRLQVSHLAPRSGPDQTKRCIDLVDAARAAGDDIAFDMHTRLFGLTFLYAMLPPQVLNASPKDQARLLETPEVRARIGAHKSIITGLEDWGRIYLADNEVWPEMARLDFEEIARRRGTTALDAACDLLLDSIGAEKAPMVLLRAYSEDQQEDVFSHELCVPASDATALALTGPLAGASFMGAYTWASWFWRFMVRETGRLTPEEAVYRLSGLPAEIVGLPDRGLLKPGMRADVVAFEPETFADTGTTFEPNRLATGMRHVVVNGTVTLRDGALTGERAGAVLRKGA; encoded by the coding sequence ATGAGCCCTGACCTGGTCATTCGCGGCGGTCTGGTGTTCGACGGCACGGGGGCGGAGCCGGTCAGGGCCGATGTGATCGTTCACGAGGGCCGGATTACCCACGTGGGTGCCGTCGAGGCGGAAGCGGCCACCGAGCTGGACGCCCGCGGTCTCGCCGTCGCGCCCGGCTTCATCGACGTGCACAGCCACTCCGACTACACGCTACTCGTGGACCCGCGGGCGGTCAGCGCCATCCACCAGGGCGTGACGACGGAGGTCATCGGCAACTGCGGTCATGGCTGCTTTCCGATCAGGGATGCGGAGTTGTCGAGCCGCATCATCTACGGCTTCGACGGCAGCCTGCCGCTGGACTGGTCCACGCCCGCCGCATATCTGGATCGGCTCGAGGAGGCCGCACCCGCCGTCAACGTCATGACGCTGGTCCCGAACGGGCAGCTGCGCCTGGCCACGCTGGGACTGGAGGGCCGTCCGGCGACGGACGACGAAGTCGCGGCCATGACGCGGCTGCTGGAGGAGGGGCTGGAAGCGGGCGCCTGGGGCTACTCCACGGGTCTGGAGTACGCGCCGGAGCAGGGCGCCGGTGAGGCGGAGATCACGGAACTCGCCCGGGTCGCGGCGCGGCGGGGCGGCTTCTACGCGACCCACACGCGGGAGCGCGAGGACCGCGCCGACGAGGCGGTGGCCGAGGCGATTCGCACTGCCCGCCACGCGGGCATCCGACTCCAGGTTTCCCACCTCGCCCCCAGAAGCGGGCCCGACCAGACGAAGCGCTGCATCGACCTTGTGGACGCCGCCAGAGCCGCGGGCGACGACATCGCGTTCGACATGCACACGCGCCTTTTCGGCCTGACCTTCCTCTACGCGATGCTCCCCCCGCAGGTGCTGAACGCGAGCCCGAAGGACCAGGCACGACTGCTTGAGACGCCTGAAGTTCGGGCGCGGATCGGTGCCCATAAATCCATCATCACGGGGCTCGAAGACTGGGGTCGGATTTACCTCGCGGACAACGAGGTCTGGCCGGAGATGGCGCGCCTCGATTTCGAGGAGATCGCGCGCCGCCGGGGCACCACGGCCCTCGACGCCGCCTGTGACCTTCTCCTCGACAGCATCGGCGCTGAAAAGGCTCCCATGGTGCTCCTCCGCGCCTATTCGGAGGATCAGCAGGAGGACGTGTTCTCCCATGAACTCTGCGTGCCGGCCTCCGACGCCACGGCGCTCGCCCTGACCGGACCGCTTGCGGGCGCCTCCTTCATGGGCGCCTACACGTGGGCCTCCTGGTTCTGGCGCTTCATGGTCCGGGAGACGGGTCGGCTCACGCCCGAGGAGGCGGTGTATCGGCTCAGCGGCCTGCCGGCTGAGATCGTCGGCCTCCCGGATCGGGGTCTGCTCAAGCCGGGCATGCGCGCCGATGTCGTCGCGTTCGAACCGGAGACGTTTGCCGACACCGGCACCACCTTCGAACCCAACCGGCTCGCGACGGGCATGCGCCACGTCGTGGTCAACGGCACCGTCACCCTTCGCGACGGGGCCCTCACCGGCGAACGGGCCGGCGCCGTGCTGCGAAAAGGGGCTTAG
- a CDS encoding ankyrin repeat domain-containing protein, whose protein sequence is MRRARSIVFAAAALLALGAAAPAGSPTGPDAPVADAAMRGDLDAVRSLLVAGEDVNGALGDGMTALHWAAMKGRLDVAEVLIDAGADLEAGTRLGGHTPLHVASRAAHGLLVGALLKAGADADAATSTGATALHFAASAGSPEAVEALLRHGADADAREPEWGQTPLMFAAAAGRAGSVSALIDAGADASLTAYVLDIVARDAWDQLDRRERNARVAALRAGRTPPAPSRREAAPKPTAGPGPGLQTVRLEDPEEPTCSGCLGNYADLVGTHGGLTALLLAAREGHRDAALVLLDKGADIDQRSAADDTTPLLIAMINGHFDLAMELFARGADPNLASDAGATPLYAALNMHWAPKARHPQPTDVHQQEWSYLDVMRTLLEAGVDPNPRLKKSLWFTTYNRDLLGVDRTGATPFWRAAHALDIEAMKLLLEYGADAATPTAKVPERRYRRGGDNIDHSGLDPIPVGGPAVHPIHAAAGVGYGQGFAGNSHRHIPDGWLPAMKFLVEELGADVNARDHNGYTPAHHAASRGDNEMILYLVEQGADVTLVARNGQTTVDLANGPVQRVQPFPETIALLESLGAKNNHRCVSC, encoded by the coding sequence ATGCGGCGCGCGCGATCGATCGTCTTCGCGGCCGCGGCGCTGCTCGCGCTGGGGGCGGCGGCGCCGGCCGGGTCGCCGACCGGGCCGGATGCTCCGGTGGCCGATGCGGCCATGCGCGGCGACCTGGACGCCGTGCGGTCGCTGCTCGTCGCGGGCGAGGACGTGAACGGCGCCCTGGGCGACGGCATGACGGCACTCCACTGGGCCGCGATGAAGGGGCGGCTCGACGTGGCCGAGGTGCTGATCGACGCGGGCGCGGACCTCGAGGCGGGCACGCGGCTGGGCGGGCACACGCCGCTCCACGTAGCGAGCCGGGCGGCACACGGTCTGCTTGTAGGGGCGCTGCTGAAGGCGGGAGCGGACGCGGACGCGGCGACCTCGACCGGCGCGACCGCGCTGCACTTCGCGGCCTCGGCCGGGTCGCCGGAGGCGGTTGAGGCGCTGTTGCGCCACGGCGCCGATGCGGACGCCCGGGAGCCTGAATGGGGCCAGACGCCGCTCATGTTCGCCGCGGCGGCGGGCCGCGCCGGCTCGGTGAGTGCCCTCATCGACGCGGGGGCCGACGCCTCGCTCACCGCGTACGTGCTCGACATCGTCGCCCGGGACGCGTGGGACCAGCTCGACCGCCGCGAACGCAATGCCCGCGTGGCCGCGCTCCGGGCCGGCCGTACGCCGCCGGCCCCGTCACGGCGCGAAGCCGCCCCCAAGCCCACCGCCGGCCCCGGCCCCGGCCTCCAGACCGTGCGGCTCGAGGACCCCGAGGAGCCCACCTGCTCCGGCTGCCTGGGCAACTACGCCGACCTCGTCGGCACGCACGGTGGGTTGACGGCGCTGTTGCTCGCGGCCCGCGAGGGCCATCGCGACGCGGCGCTGGTCCTGCTCGACAAGGGTGCGGACATCGATCAGCGGAGCGCCGCGGACGACACGACCCCGCTGCTCATCGCGATGATCAACGGACACTTCGATCTCGCGATGGAACTCTTCGCGCGCGGCGCCGATCCCAACCTCGCGAGCGACGCCGGCGCCACGCCGCTCTACGCGGCGCTCAACATGCACTGGGCGCCGAAGGCCCGGCACCCGCAGCCCACCGACGTGCACCAGCAGGAGTGGTCGTACCTCGACGTGATGCGCACGCTGCTCGAAGCGGGCGTCGATCCGAACCCGCGGCTGAAGAAGTCGCTCTGGTTCACGACGTACAACCGCGACCTGCTCGGCGTCGACCGCACCGGCGCCACGCCCTTCTGGCGGGCCGCGCACGCGCTCGACATCGAAGCCATGAAGCTGCTCCTCGAATACGGTGCCGATGCCGCGACTCCGACGGCGAAGGTTCCGGAGCGGCGTTACCGCCGCGGCGGAGACAACATCGATCACTCCGGTCTCGACCCGATCCCCGTCGGCGGTCCGGCCGTCCACCCCATCCATGCGGCGGCCGGCGTCGGCTACGGGCAGGGTTTCGCCGGCAATTCCCACCGCCATATACCGGACGGCTGGCTCCCCGCCATGAAGTTCCTCGTCGAGGAGCTCGGCGCCGACGTGAACGCGCGCGACCACAACGGCTACACGCCCGCCCACCACGCCGCCTCGCGCGGCGACAACGAGATGATCCTCTATCTCGTCGAGCAGGGCGCCGACGTGACGCTCGTGGCCCGCAACGGCCAGACGACCGTCGACCTGGCCAACGGGCCGGTGCAGCGCGTGCAGCCGTTCCCGGAGACGATCGCTCTGCTCGAGAGTCTGGGGGCGAAGAACAACCACCGCTGCGTCTCCTGCTGA
- a CDS encoding 2-dehydropantoate 2-reductase yields MRICIYGAGAIGGYLGAQLSLAGRDVTLIARGPHLKAMRQHGVRLLIDGEERVAHPVCTDDPSEAGPQDYVIVTLKAHSVPWIVEPMQPLLGPDTAVVMATNGLPWWYFYELEGPWRDRRLESLDPGGVQWDGIGPERVIGCVVYAATEVSEPGVIRHLKYNRFTLGEPSGEKTERVRRLAKAMIEAGFRAPVRGIRNEMWVKLWGNLAFNPISALTLGTLGTIAGDPDTRAVAKAMMLEGQAVAEALGARFSIDIERRIEGIAAVGEHRTSMLQDLDKGRPMEIDALVTAVQEMGRMVDVPTPTIDVVLALVRQRARIADAYPPG; encoded by the coding sequence ATGCGGATCTGCATCTACGGGGCCGGCGCGATCGGGGGATACCTCGGCGCGCAGCTTTCTCTCGCGGGGCGGGACGTCACCCTCATCGCGCGCGGCCCCCACCTGAAGGCGATGCGACAACACGGCGTGCGGCTGCTGATCGACGGCGAGGAGCGTGTCGCGCACCCGGTCTGCACGGACGATCCGTCGGAGGCGGGGCCTCAGGACTACGTGATCGTCACGCTCAAGGCGCATTCCGTCCCCTGGATCGTGGAGCCGATGCAGCCGCTGCTCGGGCCCGACACCGCCGTCGTCATGGCGACGAACGGTCTCCCGTGGTGGTACTTCTACGAACTCGAGGGACCGTGGCGGGACCGCCGCCTCGAGAGCCTCGACCCCGGCGGCGTGCAGTGGGACGGGATCGGTCCGGAACGCGTGATCGGCTGCGTCGTGTATGCGGCCACCGAGGTGTCGGAACCCGGCGTCATCCGGCACCTGAAATACAACCGGTTCACGCTCGGCGAGCCCAGCGGCGAGAAGACCGAACGCGTGCGGCGGCTCGCGAAGGCGATGATCGAAGCCGGCTTCCGGGCTCCGGTCCGGGGGATCCGGAACGAGATGTGGGTGAAGCTGTGGGGGAACCTCGCCTTCAACCCGATCAGCGCGCTCACGCTGGGGACGCTGGGGACCATAGCCGGAGACCCCGACACGCGCGCGGTCGCGAAGGCGATGATGCTCGAAGGACAGGCCGTGGCCGAAGCCCTGGGCGCCCGCTTTTCGATCGACATCGAGCGGCGAATCGAGGGGATCGCGGCCGTGGGCGAGCACCGTACCTCGATGCTGCAGGACCTCGACAAGGGTCGTCCGATGGAGATCGACGCCCTCGTCACGGCAGTCCAGGAGATGGGGCGCATGGTCGACGTCCCCACTCCCACGATCGACGTGGTCCTCGCCCTGGTCCGCCAGCGCGCCCGCATCGCCGATGCCTACCCTCCGGGCTAG
- a CDS encoding acyl--CoA ligase — MPDTVTVWELLAGGSGESPAIDAPGRDPLDFTGLRRQVEETVTALNRFGIGRNDRVAIVLPNGPEMASAFVSVACAATAAPLNPVYRQPEYEFYLSDLDAKAVILEFGIDSPARAAAVERGIAILELCVDPEAPAGTFHLARSRTGGNGSGSEGPENGTPAANALRGGLAEEDDVALILHTSGTTSRPKIVPLSHRNVCASAHNVAHTLRLTAADRCLNVMPLFHIHGLIAAVLAPLRAGASMFATPGFNALRFYAWLDEARPTYYSAVPTMHQAILVRAPRNRDVIERAGLRFIRSASAPLLPQVMAELEATFGVPVIESYAMTEAAHQMTSNPLPPAVRKPGTVGVAAGPEVSVMAEAGRQLLPAGEVGEIVIRGANVTRGYENNPAANAEAFTDGWLRTGDEGVMDAEGYLRITGRLKEIINRGGEKISPREIDEAILDHPAIRQVVAFAVPHPKLGEEVAAAAVLRLGMTATPEEIRAFAADRLADFKVPRKILIMDDIPKGPTGKLQRIGMAEKLGLT; from the coding sequence ATGCCGGATACCGTCACCGTCTGGGAACTGCTCGCGGGCGGTTCGGGGGAGAGTCCCGCCATCGACGCCCCCGGCCGCGATCCGCTCGACTTCACGGGCCTGCGCCGCCAGGTCGAAGAGACCGTGACCGCCCTTAACCGGTTCGGCATCGGGCGGAACGATCGGGTGGCGATCGTCCTCCCCAACGGGCCCGAGATGGCCTCCGCCTTTGTCTCCGTGGCGTGCGCGGCCACGGCTGCGCCGCTGAACCCCGTCTACCGGCAGCCGGAATACGAGTTCTATCTCTCGGATCTCGACGCGAAGGCGGTCATCCTGGAATTCGGGATCGACTCGCCGGCGCGGGCCGCGGCCGTGGAACGGGGGATCGCGATACTCGAGTTGTGCGTCGACCCGGAGGCGCCGGCCGGAACGTTCCACCTGGCGCGGTCGCGCACCGGCGGGAACGGGTCGGGCAGCGAGGGCCCCGAGAACGGGACCCCGGCAGCGAACGCCCTCCGGGGCGGCCTCGCGGAAGAGGACGACGTCGCCCTCATCCTGCACACCTCCGGGACGACCTCCCGGCCCAAGATCGTGCCGCTCTCGCACCGGAACGTGTGCGCCTCGGCGCACAACGTCGCGCACACGCTGCGCCTCACGGCCGCCGACCGCTGTCTGAACGTGATGCCGCTGTTCCACATCCACGGGCTCATCGCCGCGGTCCTCGCCCCGCTCCGCGCTGGCGCCTCGATGTTCGCCACGCCCGGTTTCAACGCGCTTCGTTTCTATGCGTGGCTTGATGAGGCGCGGCCGACCTACTACTCGGCCGTTCCCACCATGCACCAGGCGATCCTCGTGCGCGCGCCAAGGAATCGGGACGTGATCGAACGGGCCGGCCTGCGCTTCATCCGCTCGGCCTCGGCTCCCCTCCTGCCGCAGGTGATGGCGGAACTCGAGGCGACGTTCGGCGTGCCGGTCATCGAGTCGTACGCCATGACCGAGGCCGCACACCAGATGACGAGCAACCCGCTCCCCCCCGCGGTGCGGAAGCCGGGGACGGTGGGTGTCGCGGCCGGCCCCGAGGTGTCGGTGATGGCCGAGGCGGGCCGGCAGCTCCTGCCGGCGGGCGAAGTGGGCGAGATCGTGATTCGCGGCGCGAACGTCACGCGGGGATACGAGAACAACCCCGCGGCGAACGCCGAGGCGTTCACGGATGGGTGGTTGCGCACGGGCGACGAGGGCGTGATGGATGCCGAGGGATACCTGAGGATCACGGGTCGTCTGAAGGAGATCATCAACCGCGGCGGGGAGAAGATATCGCCGCGCGAGATCGACGAGGCGATCCTCGACCATCCCGCGATCCGCCAGGTGGTGGCGTTTGCGGTGCCGCACCCCAAGCTGGGCGAGGAGGTCGCGGCCGCGGCGGTACTCCGCCTGGGCATGACCGCGACGCCGGAGGAGATCCGGGCGTTCGCGGCGGACCGCCTCGCCGACTTCAAGGTGCCGCGGAAGATTCTCATCATGGACGACATCCCCAAGGGTCCCACCGGCAAGCTCCAGCGCATCGGCATGGCCGAGAAGCTCGGCCTGACCTGA